Sequence from the Candidatus Alcyoniella australis genome:
CGCGCGGATTGCTGCCGAGGCGGATTTCGTCGGCGTCGATTTCGATCCTGCGTCCCTTTTGCGCACCGTGTTTGAACACCAGGTATGCCATCTGGTCTCCCGCAATTGACAAGCAAGGGCCACGGCCATCGGCACGTTATGTGCCGAGCCGCCGGAACACGCTCGTTGTAAGACGCTGATCGCTGATGCTGCTGTGGGTTGAGTATTTCAAAATAGTTGTGCGTTCCAACGCCTGTCAAGCTCAATCATCGGCCCGTCATCGCCGGATCGTGTTGATTCTTGACCGCCGCGGAATGCGCGTGCTAGCTTTTTAAAGATATTTCCATCAAAGAACGCGAAGCCTCATGAATAATGCGGGCTAAACCTGCCCAGGGCGAGGACTGTCTTTTACAGGCTGTGAAATAGATACATTAATCTTCGCAGGGGGAGATCGATGAACAGGCGTTTAATCATTGGGGCGTTGGCCCTGGCGTTGTTGATCGCGACGGTTGCGCTGGCCGGCGGCGACGCCTACGTGGGCACCTACAAGGGGACTGCCGTGCTGCTCTACGAGATGCCGACCTACGGCTCCTCGATGACCTACAACGGCACGGCCGAGGTGACGATCACCAAGCAGTCGGACGAGAGCTACCGCGTACAGTCGCTCACCAATTTCGAGGGCATGCCCGAGGCCGAGGACGCTATGACCTACAAGTACCAGGGCGGAGCGCTGACCTACTCCGACTCTGCGGACGAGATGGGAGTGATGGTCGAACAGAGCGGCAAGCTGACGCTTTCGGGCTCCGATCTGACCGGCACGGTGACCATGATCGGCAAGCTCGACGGCCAAATCCAGACCAAATCGACCACCACCTACAGCGTGAAAAAACAGTAGCCCGGCGTCGGACTCGATCTCAGCCCGGACTGGGGATACGGGTTCAGCCGCGCGACAACCGCGTTGTTGTCAGCGTTCACACCGTCTTGCGGAAACGCAGGCTCGCCAGCCAGAACAGCGCCAACCCGAGCACCGCTAGCATGCCGAACTGCGGGGCGAGCACGGCCCAGCCCGCGCCCTTGAGGATGATCGAACGCACGATCACCAGGAAGTAGCGCATGGGATTTAAGTAGGTCAGCAACTGGATCGAGTACGGCATGTTCTCGATGGGGAACATAAATCCCGAGAGCATGATCGCCGGCAGATTGACCAGCAGCGAGACGAACAGCGCCTGCTGCTGGGTGTCGGCCATCGTCGAGATCAGCAGGCCCATGCCCAGTGTGGCGAACAGAAAGGTCAGCGCCGCGAAGTAGAGTAGCGCCAGCGATCCGACGATCGGCAGGCCGAAGTGCCCTACTCCGACGATCAGGATCAGCGTGACGTTGACCATGCCGATAATCGCAAACGGCAGCATCTTGCCCGCCAGCAGCTGCCAGGGCTTGATCGGCGTGACCGCCAACTGCTCCATGGTTCCCACCTCGCGCTCGCGGGTGATCGCCATCGAGCTGAGCATCATCACGGTGATCATCAGAATCATCGCCAGTACGCCGGGCACCATGTACCACGACGAACGCAGCTCGGGATTGAAGCGGTAACGCACCTCGGTGGTGATGATCGGCAGGCTGATCTGCGCGCCGCCGGCCATGGCGCTGAGCGCCGCCATGCGCCCCTGGACCTCGCGCATTCCCTGGGCAGCGAAGATCTTGCCCAGATAGCCCATGGCCACGTTGGCCGAGTTGGACTCGCCGCCGTCGAGCAAAATCTGGACCGTGGCCCGGCGCCCGCTCTCCAGGTCGGTCTTGTAGCCTTGAGGAATCACCAGCACCACGTCGGCCAGGCCGCGGACCAGCGTGCGCTCGATCTGTTGATCGTTTTCCACCGCGCCTGCGAGGTTGAAGTAGCCCGAGTTGACCACCGCCTCGACCATCGCGCGACTGGTCGAACTGTGGTCGAGATCCATCACCGCCAGCGAGATGTTGCGCACGTCGGTGGTTACGGCGTAGCCAAAAATAAACAGCTGCAAAATCGGCGCGACAAACAGGATCGCCACCATCCGCATGTCGCGGAAGACCTGGATGAACTCCTTGCGCGTCATCTGCAGGATGCGTCCCATCTAGCCTCCATTACTCATGATGGTTCTACTGCGGCGCACAATCTGCTCGCAACAACTTCGTCGTCCTCGTTCTTGCGGCATCCTGCGCTCCTCGCAACGAACCATCATCAATAATTGAGGCTACAGCTTCTTCTTAAAGCGCAGCATCGCTTGTGAGAAGAAGAACAGCCCCACCAGCAACAGCAGCAGCGTCGGCCCGGCCAGCTCGGTCCAGGGTTGGGCCTTGAGCATGATCCCGCGGCAGATCTCGACGAAGTAGCGCGCGGGCACCACGTACGACAGCATCTGGATCCAGCGCGGCGTGGACTCCAGCGGGAACATGAATCCCGAGATCAAAAGGCTGGGCAGCATGGTGGTCAGGATCACGATCTGGTTGGCCAATAGCTGATTGGACGAAACCACGCTGGCCATCATCCCGATCGACAGCCCGGCAAAGGTAAAGACCAACGATGTGAGCACGAACAGCGTCAGGCTGCCGTTGAACGGCACGTTGAACACGGCCACGCCGACCCCCGCGGCAACCAGGCAATCGATCATCACGATCGCCAGGTAAGGCAGCATCTTGCCGATCACCACCTCGTGCCTGCGCACCGGCGTGGCGAACAGGCTCTCCAGGCTCCCCTGCTCGCGCTCGCGCACGATGGTCAAGCTGGTGAGCATTGAGGAGATCATGATGATGATCACCGCGATCAGCCCGGGAACGATTGTCGTGGCCGAATCGACCAGCGGGTTGAACCAGACGCGCACCTGGGCGGCCATCGGCGGCACGGCCTGATTGCGCACTCCGCGACGCTGCATCAGCTCGAGGATCAGCTCGGTATTGAACTGATTGACGATCGCCTCGACGTAGCTCGACGCGATATTGGCGGTGTTCGATTCCGCGCCGTCGACCAGCAGTTGGATCGTCTGGCCGCGCCCGGCCTCGAGCTCGCGGGCAAACCCCTCGGGAATCGCCAGTGCGACCTGAGCGCGGTTGCTCTCGAGCACGGCGTTGAGCTCGGCGGCGTTGGTCGGCGTCGCGGTAATTTTGAAGTAGCCGCTGGAGCTGAAGCTTTGCACCAGCTCGCGGCTGAGACTGGTGCAATCCTCGTCAGCCACGGCGAGCTTGACGTCGCGGATGTCAAAACTGATGCCGTAACCAAACAGCAGGATCATCGCCATCGGCAGCGCGAAGGCCATTGCCAGCGTGCGCCAGTCGCGCATCACGTGCAGCGTCTCCTTGCGCGCCACCGCCGGGATGCGGCTTCTCATCGGGTGCGCCCTCCCTGGGCCGCGATGCGCCGGTCCTCGCGCTCGATCAGGGTGATGAACGCATCCTCGAGGGTGGCGCGCGTCGGCCGGACTTGCGCCGCTTCCAGACCCGCGGCGGCCAGCAGACGCTCGAGGTCGGACTGAGCGCAGCGGCCCTCGTCGCACAGCACGCGGGCGTTGCGGCCGTAGATCTGCGCGGCCTGCACGCCCGAAGCGCCGCTCAAAGCGCCGACCGCGGCGGCCGGTTCAACGCTGCGGACCTCGAACATCGTACCGGCCAGCTCCCGCTGGACCAGCTCGCGCGGCGAGGCCTCGGCGATCTTGCGACCGGAGTAGATCAGCACCAGCCGACCGCAGTTCTCGGCCTCGTCCATGTAGTGGGTGGTGACAAAAACCGTGGTTCCCTCGCGCCGCAGCTGATCGATCAGGTCCCAGAACATCCGGCGGTTGGCCGGATCGACTCCCGCTGTCGGCTCGTCGAGAAACACGATTTGTGGCTCGTGCAAAATCGCCGCGCCCAGAGCCAGGCGCTGGCGCACTCCGCCGGGGAGCTGCGAGGCCAGCCGATGTTGCTCGTGTTGCAGGTCCGCGATCTGCAGCGCGTAATCCAGGCGCGCACGCCGCCGGGCGCGCGGGATCTGGTAGATCCCGGCGTAGAACTCGAGGTTCTGACGCACGGTCAGGTCGCCGTAGAGCGAGAAACGCTGGCTCATGTAGCCGATGCGCTCCTTGATCTTGTCGGTCTGCTTGGCCAGATCGAAACCCAGCACCGTGGCCGCGCCGCCGTCGGGCCGCAGCAGGCCGCACAGCAGGCGGATCGTGGTGGTCTTGCCCGCGCCGTTTGGGCCCAGAAAACCAAAGACCGTGCCCTGCTCGATCTCGAGCGACACGTCGTCCACCGCAATGAATTCGCCGAAGCGCTTGACCAGACCGTGGGCCGAGACCACGTTCATTGTCCGGACTCCACCCGCGCCAAGAACACGTCCTCGAAGTTCGGTAAAGTGAGACGCAGGGCGCGCGCCTCAATCCCGGCCGACTCGAGGGCTTTGCGGATCGGCCCCTCGCCGGTTCCCGCGGCGAGCACCACCTTGAGCGCGTCGCCCGCGGGATAGACCCGCAGCACCTCCGGCAGCGAGGCAAGCAACGCACGCACCTCGCTCGTGCGCTCGAGCTCGTACAGCTCGTCGCCGAAACGCTCCAGAATCGCCTGCGGCGCGTCCACGGCCAGCATCCGGCCCTGGTGCATCAGCGCCACGCGGTGGCAGCGCTCGGCCTCGTCCATGTACGGCGTGCTGACCACGATCGCCACGCCCTGGGCCGCGAAACTGTAGAGGATCTCCCACAGCTCGCGCCGCGACAGCGGGTCCACGCCGTTGGTCGGCTCGTCGAGCAGCAACAATTTGGGAGTGTGGATCATGTTGCACGACAGGGCGAGCTTCTTGTACATCCCGCCCGAGAGCTTGCCCGCCGGACGGTCGGCGTAGGGCTCGAGGCGTGAGAACTCGTAGAGCCGCGCCAGGCGCTTGCGCCGCACGTCGCGCGGCACGAAGTACATGTCGGCGAAGAACTCGAGGTTCTCGCGCACGGTCAGATCGGCGTAAAGGCTGTACTGCTGGGGCATGTAGCCCAGACGGTCGCGCACCTGCTCGGGCTGCGCGGCCACGTCGATGCCGTCCACGCTCAGCGCGCCGCGATCCGGGTCGAGCAGCCCGCAGATCATGCGCAGGGTCGTGCTCTTGCCCGCGCCGTCGGGTCCGACCAGGCCGAAGATCTCGCCCGGCTCCACGCTGAGGTCCGCGCCGTCAACGGCCTTGATCGGGCCGAAGCTGCGGGCTAGGTCGCGGACTTCGAGCAGCGCCACGGACTACTCCCCTAGAAACCGCACGTCCACCGGCATGCCAATTTTGAGCACGCCGCCGGGATTGTCGATCTCGATGCGGACCTTGTAGACCAGGCGCACGCGCTCGTCGCGGGTCTGCACGTTCTTGGGCGTGAACTCCGCGCTGTCCGCGATCCGCGCCACGCTGCCGTAGAGCGGTTGGTCGGGCTGCGAGTCGTTGAAAACCTCCACGCGCTCGCCGAGCTTGATCTTACCCAGCAGCGGCTCGGGCACGTAGACGTTGATCTTCATCTTTGAGAGGTCGGCCAGCGCCATCAGCGACGATCCGGTAAACACGGTCTCGCCGCGATCCACGTGCAGCCGCAGCACCGTGCCCGAAATCGGCGCCTCGATCGTGGTGTAGCTCAGCTGGGTCTGGATCACCTCCACCGCGGCCGTTGTCGCGCTGACCTGCGAGCCCACGGCCCGGCGCTGGGCCAGCAGCGTGTCGCGCTGAGCCTCGAGGGCATCGAGCTGCATCTGCGTGGCCGAGCCGGACTCGACCAGCTTGCGCACGCGCTGGACCTCGGTGTTGACGCCGCGCAGCCCGGCGTTGACCACGCCGACCTGGGAGCCGGTGGCCTGTACCGTGGCATTGCCCTGTGCCAGTTGGGCGCGCAGCAGTTTGTCGTCGAGCACGATCAGGGTCTGCCCCTGGTCCACGCCGCGCCCCTCCTCGGCGTAGAGCTCAAGGATCTGGCCGGGGACCATCGAACTGACCAGCACCTCGTCGGCCTCCACCGTGCCGTAGTACAGGTCGTTGGTCTCAGCCTCGCGCGCGCGCTCCCACGAGCGGTAGCCGAAGTAGCCGGCCAGTGCCAGCACCAGGATCAACGGGATCAAGCGTTTCATTGTGACAGCCTCCTGATCATCTCCAGGTCGCCGCCGGCAGCGGCCAGCCGGACCTGCGAGAGGCGATAGTCGTACAGCGCCTTTAGATGCAACAGCCGCGCGTTGGTCAGCGCCAGTTGGGCGTCGATCACGTCCAGGCTGGTCAGCGCGCCCGCGGTGTAGCTCTGCTCCGCGATCTGCACCATGCTCTCCGCGGTCTCGACGGTTCGCGACGTACTGCGCACGCGCAGCTCGGCCTCGCGCCTGCTCAGCTCCGCGCTGCGCAGCTCGTTATCGACGTCCGCGCGCAGCCGGGTGCGGGCCATGCGCAGCGAATGCGCCTGGGCGCGGCTCTCGCCCGCCTCGTGCCAGGAGCGCAGCCCGTCGAAGATCGGCACGCGCAGCCCCAGGCCCACGCTCCAGTTCAGGTCGCCCTCTTTGTCGAAGTAGTAGGGCTTGGAATAGCCGTAGCTGCCGCTGAACATCAGCGCGGGCAGCATTTGCGCGCGTCGGCTGCGAGCCAGGTCCTCGTAGGCGCGCACTCCGGCGTCGATCAGCTCGAACTCTGGACGGTTGACCAGCGCCGATTGCAGCGCCGATTCCTCGGACAGCGGCGCGACGTCGGTCTGCAAACTACCCGCGACCAGCACCGACGCATCCTCGGGCAACCCCAGCGCCCGGCGGAACCCGGACTGGGCCAGATCGAGCATCTCCTGCGCCTCGTGCACTTGCGGCTCAAGGTTGTTGACCTCGACCTGGGCGCGCAGCAGCTCGTAGCGCGATGCAGCCCCGGCCTCGTGACGGTTGGTCACCTGATCCAGGTGCTGCTGCGCCGCGTCCAAAGCCTGTTGCCGCGCGTCGAGGTTCTCGCCGGTAATCAGCAGGCCCAGAAACGCCTCGGCCGTGAGCTGGGCGACCTTGAGCTGCGCAGTGCGGTACTGCGCCTGGCGGCCGTCCACCTGCGAGCGCGCCGCGCGGTGGCCATAGAAGACCCGGCCCGAACCGAACAGCAGCTGGTCGAGCTTGAACTGCGCCTGGTAGTTGTCGTGGGAGCCCATCTCCATTTTCATCGGCGGGATGTCCAGGTCGATCGGCAAGTCCTCGGGCAGCTTGATCTTGACGGTGATCGTGGGCACGTTGCCCAGATACTGGTACCCGCCCTCCAACGCAAGCTGCGGCAGGTAGTTGCCGAAGACCTGCTTGCTTACCTGCTCGGCGGTCCTCACGTCGGCGGCGTAGACCGCCAAATCCGGGTTGTTGACCAGGGCGTAGTCGATTGCGCGATCAAGGGTCCAGGGCTCGTCGGCCCGGGACGCGGCGGGCGCGGCAAGCAGCAACGCCAGGGCCGCAACCGCAATAATCCGTCTGCCGATCATCGCTTCTGCTCCTTATCTTGGTCAGGGACCAGCAGGCCGTTGAGCACCACCTGGCGCATGGTGGTCACCAGGTCCTGCATGCTCAGCCCCTGGGAAAGCACGAAATGCGGGTCAGCCACGCTGATCACAATGCGCTGTACAACGCGGCTGAGCACATCGGTGTTGATCTCGGGGCGCACCACGCCCTGGGCCTGACCGCGCTCCAAAGTCTTGCTCAACAGTTCGATGGCCGTTGCCCGCCCCTGCACCGCCTGCTCCCACAGCTCGGGCATCATGTCCTGGATGTCGGACATCAGCCGCAACGAGAGCACCGGGAAGACCTCGGTTTGCAGCAAATCGAAATGGCGCTCGATAACCGTGCGCACCGGATCGTCGGAAAGCAGGTTGACGTAGAGCATCTGCATCTTGGGTAACAGGATCTCGGTCAGCAGCGCCTCGACCAACGCATCGCGGTTGGCGAAGTGCTTATAGAAGGTGCGCTTGCTCAGCGCCATGCCCGCGCACAGCTCCTCGATCGTAACCTTGCGGAACCCGCGCTCCGAGATCACGCGCCAGCAATAGCTGATTATCCGCTGCCGCGTTTTATCATCCCTGGAAACGGGCTCGTTATCCTGCGTGCTCATCTTTCCACCATAGTAAACGTTTTACGTTTAATTCGTTTCTATAGTAGCAATCGTTTCCAGCGTGTCAAGGGAAATCGCAGCCTTCTTGTGTTTTGAAAAACGACTGGTTATTTTTAGAACATTAAGTAGTAAAATAATATGTTCAACCCTTGTCGTGTGCTCATTCCAGGATTATCATAAGCAGCCGATGATAGATAAATCACTAAACTTAACCGCTAGAGCAACCATACTCGCGCTGTCTTTAATTATTGTAATAACGATCATTATCTATTCTTTTGCCGCCGTCCAGCATCCTCTATTTGGGGATGAGGCCATACATAGCCTGGGCGGCCGCCAGATTCTCGCCGGCGACTGGCATCTGGGCCAAGGGACGAGGGTGATGAAGCCGTTCATGGTCTATTATTTACTGGCTTTTTTCCAGTGGATCGCGGGCGGATCGGGTCTCGGCGGCCGTTGCGGTGCGATTCTCGCCATGTGTGCCGGAACTCTGTTTTTGTACGGCTTGGGGCGCAAGTGGTTCGGTCGTTTGCCTGCGCTAATCGCCTGTGCGATCTACCCCCTTGGTCCCCTGGTTATTGAAGAGCAGGTACTGGCCAAACCAGAGGCCTTTTACATGCTCTTTATAATTGGAGCAGCCTATTATGCCTCGTCCCTGCGACCGCTGCTCACCGGCCTATTCTTTTCTCTGGCGTTTTGCACCAAATCACAGGCCGCCTTCTTCTTTCCTTTAGTGATGATTTTGCTGTATTTGTCGGTTACCTTGCCCGAGAACTCGGATAGGTCGCGCTATCGCTGGTATACCATATTGTTCCGCTTCTCCCTGGGAACCGTTCCGCCGCTGATCATTCTGGTGGTCTGGTCGGCATTCACGATGATCCCCTTTGCTTGGTTGGGCCCGGAACTAAGTCAGGCCAGATATCAAGCAGCAACCGCTTTATCTTTCGGATACAAATTCGATTATTGGATCAGCGTCAGCGGCATGCTGCTCGGTTCGTTCCTGCTGCAGGTGCTCGCTTTGATTGCCGTGCCGTGCTGTTTCTCGTTTGTACTGGCGGGCTGGGCAGGCCACCGTTATCGCTTGCGGGATCGGCCGGACTTGGCGGCCCTGGCCCTGTTCTCGGGTGCCGTACTTTGGCATATCCTGCTGCATTGCATGCCCCACATGCCGCTCTATGAGCGCTATATGGTGCCTCATGCGCCGTGGCTGGCCCTGGTCTTGGCCTGGTTTCTGGTATGGTCCTTTAATCGAGGCTGCTCGCTGCTGAAGCTCAAACCGCGACTCAGAACCTATGCCTCTTTCGCCTGCATCGCGATCATTGGCCTATCGCAGGCGTGGGCGGTGGGCTGGTATCTGCAGGATTACACCCTGCCGAAAAAGAACAACGGGGTGCCCGAAGCAGTACGTTATATCGAGGCCCACGGTCAACCGGACGCCATTGTTTTTTCAGCAAAGAGCAAGCCCGAGTTCCTTTACTATACGTTTCAGTCCACCGTAGATTACGAATGCAATAAGAACGACCTTCACTTTCTCAAACGTCTGATCAGACGCCACCGCAGGCGTGATATGTATTGGTTCTTGAACTACGAGGAGCGGCGCAATCCGCTGCTCAGCAGTCGTAGCGATTCCGAATACGCCAATAAATGGCGGCGATCGTTCAGCCTGCAGCAAGAACTACTGGAACCGATATGTACCTTGGAGCTGGTCTGGTCGGATGAAAAACAGCACGCCTACTTATATCGAATACTAGTCAATCGGAATCGCTGAGACTAACGCCTCCCAAACCCCCTACTGGCAACTCACCCGGTACAGCGGCGGGTTGGAGCCCTCGGACACGTGCATATAACTGCCGTCAGAGGGGTCGTAGGCGATCGCCTCGCCCTGTAGCTCCAGGGCCACGGGCAGTTCATGGCGCGTGGCGGACTCCTCGGACACGATCAATCCGAACGGCATGCCCGGCTCAATGCGCCACTCGATGACTTTCAGGTACGTGCGCACCAGCAGGCGCAGGCCGTTGGTGTGGATGTCGGCAGCCGTGGTCATGTTCGGCCCGTCGCCGGTGTCGAGTTCACCCAGGTATTCCAACGTCTGCGACTCGTCGAGCTCCGGCTCGGGAAAGCGGTAGAGCTTGGCCAGGCCCGCGGGGTATTTGGAGACGATGTAGATCGTGCCGTCGGGGTGCACGGCTATGCTCTCGGCGTCGCGCGGCCCGTCAGGGTAGCTGAACTCGAAGCTCTCCCAGCTATCGAGCTCAAGCTCGTCGAACGGATCCAGCGGATCGACCTCGGGCTCGACCACGCGATAGATCGTGCAGTCAGTGCGGCTGGCGCCGTTGTCGCCGATATCCGCCACGTACAGGCATTGCTCGTCGCCGCAAGGCCCAATGGCCATGTCCTCCCAATCCACGGACCCCGCGCCCTCCAAGGTCAGCACGCCCAGGTGCTTGCCCGCAGCGGTCATCGCGTAGATGTGCGCTCCATCGCCCGAGTCGTTGTGCGCCCAGAGCACGCCGGGATTGCGCGCGCTGATCGCCAGGCCCGAGATCTCGTGCAGATCCTCGCTCTGCACTGATCCGGCCACCGACGGCGTGCCGTACTCGTCGCACGCGGGAAACGGCTCGTCATCGTCGTCGTCGTCGTCGTCGTCGTCGGAATCGTCGTCATCGTCCGCAACATCGTCGTCGTCATCTTCATCATCGTCATCCGACGTGTCGTCGTCATCCGACGCGCTGCCGCACGCGCTGAGCATTGCCAGTAAAAGCAAGATGGCCAGCAGCCCTAAAAGATTTCCGATCCGACCTGACATTGCGATCTCCATTAAAAGTCTCGCTCGATTATAGCCCGGACAGCCTCGGCTTTCCAATCGAGCGCTTACTTAACATGCTTCTCTTGTCGCGTTTAATTGACTAGTCTCCCATTCCGCGCGATAATCGCGGCCAGAGGTGGCAAGGCTGATGTCCAAGAAAGTGTACACCACGGGCGAGGTCGCCGAGATGCTCGGCGTGAACATCAACACGGTGATTCGTTGGTTCGACCGCGGAGTGCTGCAGGGCTTCAAACTGCCCACGAGCAACGAGCGGCGGATTCCGATCTCGAGCCTGCGGCGCTTCATGGCGCAAAACATGATCCCCATCGACCTGATGCACGACGACACGCCCCAACTGCGCATGCACAACCGCGTGCAGTGCAGCGAGCCCGCGAGCCTGTCGGTGATCCAGGGCAACGAGCGCTATCATTACGACGCCACGGTGCTCGACATCTCCGAGGGCGGCGTGCGCATCTCGCTTACCGGCAGCGACGGGTTCACCATTCCCACGGTGGAATACACCCTGATGCTCAAAATCGTGGACGGCCCGCTTAGCGGCGTGGATGCGGTCTGCCGCATCGTGCACATCAAATCGGTCAAGGCCCAGCTCAACATCTCGCTGCAGTTCGCCGACCCGATCCCCCAATCCAACCAACGCTGGCAGAACTTCCTGCGGCTGAAGGTCTGATAAACAGGGCTTTTTAGCTAATTTAAATTAAAACCAGCAATCAGTTGCAGAAAAATATCGTACGC
This genomic interval carries:
- a CDS encoding ABC transporter permease, which gives rise to MGRILQMTRKEFIQVFRDMRMVAILFVAPILQLFIFGYAVTTDVRNISLAVMDLDHSSTSRAMVEAVVNSGYFNLAGAVENDQQIERTLVRGLADVVLVIPQGYKTDLESGRRATVQILLDGGESNSANVAMGYLGKIFAAQGMREVQGRMAALSAMAGGAQISLPIITTEVRYRFNPELRSSWYMVPGVLAMILMITVMMLSSMAITREREVGTMEQLAVTPIKPWQLLAGKMLPFAIIGMVNVTLILIVGVGHFGLPIVGSLALLYFAALTFLFATLGMGLLISTMADTQQQALFVSLLVNLPAIMLSGFMFPIENMPYSIQLLTYLNPMRYFLVIVRSIILKGAGWAVLAPQFGMLAVLGLALFWLASLRFRKTV
- a CDS encoding ABC transporter permease codes for the protein MRSRIPAVARKETLHVMRDWRTLAMAFALPMAMILLFGYGISFDIRDVKLAVADEDCTSLSRELVQSFSSSGYFKITATPTNAAELNAVLESNRAQVALAIPEGFARELEAGRGQTIQLLVDGAESNTANIASSYVEAIVNQFNTELILELMQRRGVRNQAVPPMAAQVRVWFNPLVDSATTIVPGLIAVIIIMISSMLTSLTIVREREQGSLESLFATPVRRHEVVIGKMLPYLAIVMIDCLVAAGVGVAVFNVPFNGSLTLFVLTSLVFTFAGLSIGMMASVVSSNQLLANQIVILTTMLPSLLISGFMFPLESTPRWIQMLSYVVPARYFVEICRGIMLKAQPWTELAGPTLLLLLVGLFFFSQAMLRFKKKL
- a CDS encoding ABC transporter ATP-binding protein → MNVVSAHGLVKRFGEFIAVDDVSLEIEQGTVFGFLGPNGAGKTTTIRLLCGLLRPDGGAATVLGFDLAKQTDKIKERIGYMSQRFSLYGDLTVRQNLEFYAGIYQIPRARRRARLDYALQIADLQHEQHRLASQLPGGVRQRLALGAAILHEPQIVFLDEPTAGVDPANRRMFWDLIDQLRREGTTVFVTTHYMDEAENCGRLVLIYSGRKIAEASPRELVQRELAGTMFEVRSVEPAAAVGALSGASGVQAAQIYGRNARVLCDEGRCAQSDLERLLAAAGLEAAQVRPTRATLEDAFITLIEREDRRIAAQGGRTR
- a CDS encoding ABC transporter ATP-binding protein, which gives rise to MALLEVRDLARSFGPIKAVDGADLSVEPGEIFGLVGPDGAGKSTTLRMICGLLDPDRGALSVDGIDVAAQPEQVRDRLGYMPQQYSLYADLTVRENLEFFADMYFVPRDVRRKRLARLYEFSRLEPYADRPAGKLSGGMYKKLALSCNMIHTPKLLLLDEPTNGVDPLSRRELWEILYSFAAQGVAIVVSTPYMDEAERCHRVALMHQGRMLAVDAPQAILERFGDELYELERTSEVRALLASLPEVLRVYPAGDALKVVLAAGTGEGPIRKALESAGIEARALRLTLPNFEDVFLARVESGQ
- a CDS encoding efflux RND transporter periplasmic adaptor subunit, with the translated sequence MKRLIPLILVLALAGYFGYRSWERAREAETNDLYYGTVEADEVLVSSMVPGQILELYAEEGRGVDQGQTLIVLDDKLLRAQLAQGNATVQATGSQVGVVNAGLRGVNTEVQRVRKLVESGSATQMQLDALEAQRDTLLAQRRAVGSQVSATTAAVEVIQTQLSYTTIEAPISGTVLRLHVDRGETVFTGSSLMALADLSKMKINVYVPEPLLGKIKLGERVEVFNDSQPDQPLYGSVARIADSAEFTPKNVQTRDERVRLVYKVRIEIDNPGGVLKIGMPVDVRFLGE
- a CDS encoding TolC family protein, coding for MIGRRIIAVAALALLLAAPAASRADEPWTLDRAIDYALVNNPDLAVYAADVRTAEQVSKQVFGNYLPQLALEGGYQYLGNVPTITVKIKLPEDLPIDLDIPPMKMEMGSHDNYQAQFKLDQLLFGSGRVFYGHRAARSQVDGRQAQYRTAQLKVAQLTAEAFLGLLITGENLDARQQALDAAQQHLDQVTNRHEAGAASRYELLRAQVEVNNLEPQVHEAQEMLDLAQSGFRRALGLPEDASVLVAGSLQTDVAPLSEESALQSALVNRPEFELIDAGVRAYEDLARSRRAQMLPALMFSGSYGYSKPYYFDKEGDLNWSVGLGLRVPIFDGLRSWHEAGESRAQAHSLRMARTRLRADVDNELRSAELSRREAELRVRSTSRTVETAESMVQIAEQSYTAGALTSLDVIDAQLALTNARLLHLKALYDYRLSQVRLAAAGGDLEMIRRLSQ
- a CDS encoding TetR/AcrR family transcriptional regulator produces the protein MSTQDNEPVSRDDKTRQRIISYCWRVISERGFRKVTIEELCAGMALSKRTFYKHFANRDALVEALLTEILLPKMQMLYVNLLSDDPVRTVIERHFDLLQTEVFPVLSLRLMSDIQDMMPELWEQAVQGRATAIELLSKTLERGQAQGVVRPEINTDVLSRVVQRIVISVADPHFVLSQGLSMQDLVTTMRQVVLNGLLVPDQDKEQKR
- a CDS encoding glycosyltransferase family 39 protein, with translation MIDKSLNLTARATILALSLIIVITIIIYSFAAVQHPLFGDEAIHSLGGRQILAGDWHLGQGTRVMKPFMVYYLLAFFQWIAGGSGLGGRCGAILAMCAGTLFLYGLGRKWFGRLPALIACAIYPLGPLVIEEQVLAKPEAFYMLFIIGAAYYASSLRPLLTGLFFSLAFCTKSQAAFFFPLVMILLYLSVTLPENSDRSRYRWYTILFRFSLGTVPPLIILVVWSAFTMIPFAWLGPELSQARYQAATALSFGYKFDYWISVSGMLLGSFLLQVLALIAVPCCFSFVLAGWAGHRYRLRDRPDLAALALFSGAVLWHILLHCMPHMPLYERYMVPHAPWLALVLAWFLVWSFNRGCSLLKLKPRLRTYASFACIAIIGLSQAWAVGWYLQDYTLPKKNNGVPEAVRYIEAHGQPDAIVFSAKSKPEFLYYTFQSTVDYECNKNDLHFLKRLIRRHRRRDMYWFLNYEERRNPLLSSRSDSEYANKWRRSFSLQQELLEPICTLELVWSDEKQHAYLYRILVNRNR
- a CDS encoding helix-turn-helix domain-containing protein; translated protein: MSKKVYTTGEVAEMLGVNINTVIRWFDRGVLQGFKLPTSNERRIPISSLRRFMAQNMIPIDLMHDDTPQLRMHNRVQCSEPASLSVIQGNERYHYDATVLDISEGGVRISLTGSDGFTIPTVEYTLMLKIVDGPLSGVDAVCRIVHIKSVKAQLNISLQFADPIPQSNQRWQNFLRLKV